A region of the Acinetobacter defluvii genome:
TATCGTTTTGCAACCATGCTGCGACCGCTTTGGTCGCCTCAGCCATTGCTGACTCATAGTCAGCAATGGACTTAGCATCATTGCAGAGTAACGCTTTACGATGTTCTGCAAAATCTACCATAAATTACGCGCCTCGAACTGCAACAAGAGCTTCTGCAACTGCTTTCTTAAAGCGTGCAATCGCTTCTACACATTCTTCTTGAGTAATGATCAATGGGCAAAGCAAACGAATTACTGTTCCGCCACGACCACCTTTTTCAAGCAATAATTTATTGTTGAAACATGCTGTTTGAATTGCAGCAGCCAATTGTGAATCCGCAGGAAGTGAACCCATATGATCTGCTGGCTTACGCTCGTCTACAATTTCAACACCGATCATTAAGCCACGACCACGAACATTACCAATACACGGGAATTCTTGTGCTAATTTTTTCAATTCAGCTTGTAAGAAATCACCACGCTCTTGTGCATTTTGCGCAAGGTTTTGCTCTTTGATGGTTTTGATCGTTGCAAGACCTGTACCCATTGCAAGTTGGTTACCACGGAAAGTACCCGTATGACCTGCAGGCTGCCAAGCATCAAACTTACGTTTAATTCCTAATACTGCAAGCGGTAAGCTACCACCTACTGCTTTCGACATCACCACCACATCAGGTTCAATCCCTGCATGTTCAAAAGCAAACATTTTTCCTGAACGGGCAAATCCAGCTTGAACTTCATCAAGAATAAGAACGATGTTATGACGCTCAGTCACTTCACGGATTTTTTGCAACCATTTTGTAGGTGCAGTCACAACACCGCCTTCACCTTGAATCGCTTCAAGAATCACAGCAGCAGGTTTGGTTACACCGCTTTCTACATCTTCAATGAAGTTTTCAAAATAATAAGTAAGCGCATCAACACCTGCTTCACCGCCAACCCCCAATGGGCAACGGTATTCATGCGGATATGGCATAAACTGTACACCTGGCATTAAGCCATTCACCGCATTTTTAGCAGATAAGTTACCCGTCATTGCCAGTGCCCCATGGGTCATACCATGGTAGCCACCAGAAAAACTAATCACTGTGCTACGACCAGTGTAGGTCTTAGCCAACTTAATCGCTGCTTCTGTACCATCTGCACCAGATGGACCACAGAACTGTAGACAATACTCTTCTTTACCACCAGGTAATTGCTCAAGTAGCGCTTCAGTAAAAGCATCTTTTAAAGGCGTTGTTAAATCTAAAGTATGTAAAGGCAAACCACTGGCTAAAGTGTCTTGAATACTTTTAATCACCGCAGGATGGTTATGGCCTAAAGCCAATGTTCCTGCCCCAGCTAAACAATCGAGGTATTTTGTACCTTCAACATCGGTAACCCAACAACCATGTGCTTCCGCTATCGCTAACGGTAATTTACGTGGATAACTACGAACATTCGATTCCATCTGACTTTGGCGAGTCAAGTAGTATTCGTTTGTGGAAGTGGCAGCAGGATTTACAGAAGTAACGCTCATATCGAATTACCATCTCTGATATGGGTTGAAAGAAATAAGTCGGGTGACTTGCGGTCCTTTGACTCGGTGCTTTATAGAAATCTAGTTAGTCAGAATTTTTTCATAGCCCTAACTAGGAGGGCGATAATACAGTTTTTTTCAAGAAAATAAATATCTTTTATGAACTTATTGCTTAGTAGTTCATTGGAAAAAACATTCATCCTAACTTAGACTAAGAGTATCATCATACTATGTGACAGATGAAAGAAAACTTTGAAATATTTTAAAGATTTTTATTTATGTAGTTTTCGTAGTAAGCTTTTTTAGAAAAATTACAATAACAGATTAATATTTAAAATCTTTTTTAAAATAAAATGATTTCAAAATACACCTGAAACATTACAAATCCACCACAATATCCTCGAATCTATTCCTAAACTTGGCTTTAAGATCGAAGTATCTTCAAATTTATTCAAAAATATATTTGTATATCAATATTTTTTAAGGATTTAACATGCGTTATTTAGCTTTAACTACTCTACTTTTAGGAACAACACTAAGCACTATGAGCAACGCCGCTGAAAATGAGCCTTTAAATTACAACATTGTCAATGTGCAAGCTGACGCAACACGTCAAGTTTCAAATGATGAAATGCATGCAGTTCTTTTCATTGAGAAAACCAACAAACAACCTGCTGAGCTGTCTGCACAAATTACCCAGCTCATGAACCAAGCGATTGCCACTGCAAAAAAATACCCACAAGTGAAAGTTGAAACGGGTTCACAAACCACTTATCCGATTTATGACAATGACAGCCAAAAATTAAAAGAATGGCGTGGTCGTGCTGAGGTTCGTCTAGAAAGTAAAGATTTCAAGGCAGCAAGCCAATTAATCAATGAACTACAACAGAATTTCCAAACCCAATCGATCAACTTTACTGTTTCAGATGAACAACGCAAAAAAGTTGAAAATGAACTTATGGTGGAAGCATCGAAAAACTTCCAACAACGTGCACAAATTTTAACCCAAGCATGGAATAAATCTGCATATAATTTAGTTAGTTTAAATATCAATACCAATAATTATGCACCTCAACCGATCATGATGCGTGCAAGCATGGCAAAGTTTGAAGCCGCTGATGCGGGGGGTGGGCAAAATATGGCTGCTGGCGAGTCTAAAATTACTGTAAATGCAAACGGTTCAATTCAGTTTAAATAAGGACTGTTGCCTATTTTAGGCAGGACTTATTTGAATACATAGAAACAGCAAACCGATATATCGTTTTGCTGTTTTTTTATTAGAAATATACAGATGGTCATCACAAATTTTATTTACAATGTTGCCTTTAAGTTACCTATATATTTCATTTTAATGACAAGATGATTAAAGTAAGCAGCCGACGATTTGCCTGTTTGAATATAATGTCGATTGAAAACTTAAATCTTGCCTTATTTAATCTTTTAAATGCACCAGAACATGCATCATCATTTATGGTGCGCTATGCGATTTTCATTGCCAATGATTTATTGTATTTAATGATTTTTGCGTTTGCTATCATGTGGTTTCGTGGTAACGAAAATGTCAAAAAACAGATTTTAAAAGCGTTTATTTTTACCTGTATTACACTTTCAATTAGTCAACTGATTTCTCATGTTTTTTACTCACCACGACCTTTTATGATGGACTTGGGAATTACACTCATTCAACATAAGCCAACTGGTTCATTTCCAAGCAATCACATGACTATTTTTAGTAGTATTGCGTTTGCTTATTACTTTTCAGTACAACGTGAACTTGGCAAGTTACTCATACTTATCGCATGGTTAGTCGCGTGGTCACGTGTGTATGTGGGTGTACATTTTCCTATTGATATGTTGGGCGCTTTTCTACTGGCGTTATTAGTCAATATTTCTGGACTAGCGTTATGGCACAAATATAAAGACTTTATTTTAAACTTAGTCTTGGCAATTTATTATCGTGTTTTTAAGCCTTTTATTGATAAAGGCTATATAAAGTAAATGAGAATGTAGCCTTATCCAACCCATCAAGTTTCACTTAATGAGATTTCATGGTTTATCATTACTTTTATTCCCAATATTTCTAGCATAAACTTCCCACTCTTCCTCCAAGCAGATCGATAATGGAATATCAAAGTATTTTGCTGAGCCTTGGCTTTTTCGCCTTTTGTGGTGGGCTTATTGATGCTGCGGTTGGCGGTGGTGGCTTGATCCAATTACCTGCTTTAATTCATGCACTTCCAAAACACAGTTTAGCTACTGTTTTTGGTACCAATAAAATCATCGCTATGGCAGGTACAGTTTCTTCTGCTTTTGCTTACTTTAAGAAAGTAACAATCAATTGGAAATTAGTACTTCCAACTATGCTGGCTGCTTTTATATTTTCTTTCTTTGGTGCAATGTCAGTTTCAATGATTCCCAAAGAATTCATGCGATATATCGTATTTTTCTTATTAATCACCATTGCAATTTATACTTTTGCTAAAAAAGATTTGGGTAAGATTCATACGGTTTTACAAGCAGGTAAAAAAGAAATCGCGCTTGGAATCTTGTTTGGTGCAGTTATCGGTTTCTATGATGGTATTTTGGTCCGGGCACAGGCAGTTTCTTATTATTTTTATTTGTAAAGGTGTTTGCTTTCGATTTTTTAAATGCTTCCGCTTCTGCAAAACTGGTTAATGTTTCAACCAATGCTGCTGCAATCTTTTTCTTTATTCCCACAGGCCATGTGATTTGGCTCGCTGCAATGATATTAGCAATATGTAACATTTTAGGTGCGATCACAGGTACAGCACTTGCTATGAAATATGGCAGTGGATTTATCCGTATTTTCTTTTTGATTTTATTAATCTTTTTAATTGGACGAATGGGTTATGATTTATTCTTTCAATCATGAATTAAAATCGCTTTGGATCCGAAAATATATGCATATACACCATTGATATGTGCTGAAATAACAGGACACTTCCACTTGGGAGATTTTAGGCAGCTAACTTGTAAATTTAAACTTGCACAACTTCTGGCTTGATTTTTACTGCGCCACCCACTTGTTTTTCTTCAATCAAAGGGACTGTATCTGGTGGAGTTAACTCAATTTTCGCCATATTTCACCTCACAACTTTACTTTATAAAGTTCAATCACTTCTTTTACTCACAACTTAACTGTTCAGCTAGTTCATTCAAATAAAAGAAGTTTCAATTTTTATTTTAAAATTTCATTAGATTTTTAGCTTTCGATTTTATCTAAAGCACGATCTTTTAAACTTAAATTTCCACGAAGAATATCTGCCAACATTCTCCAATCAGAAATAAAACTATATAAAGGCTGCTTAAAACTTGCAGGTTTATTTTTCTCAAATAC
Encoded here:
- a CDS encoding diaminobutyrate--2-oxoglutarate transaminase, with the translated sequence MSVTSVNPAATSTNEYYLTRQSQMESNVRSYPRKLPLAIAEAHGCWVTDVEGTKYLDCLAGAGTLALGHNHPAVIKSIQDTLASGLPLHTLDLTTPLKDAFTEALLEQLPGGKEEYCLQFCGPSGADGTEAAIKLAKTYTGRSTVISFSGGYHGMTHGALAMTGNLSAKNAVNGLMPGVQFMPYPHEYRCPLGVGGEAGVDALTYYFENFIEDVESGVTKPAAVILEAIQGEGGVVTAPTKWLQKIREVTERHNIVLILDEVQAGFARSGKMFAFEHAGIEPDVVVMSKAVGGSLPLAVLGIKRKFDAWQPAGHTGTFRGNQLAMGTGLATIKTIKEQNLAQNAQERGDFLQAELKKLAQEFPCIGNVRGRGLMIGVEIVDERKPADHMGSLPADSQLAAAIQTACFNNKLLLEKGGRGGTVIRLLCPLIITQEECVEAIARFKKAVAEALVAVRGA
- a CDS encoding SIMPL domain-containing protein (The SIMPL domain is named for its presence in mouse protein SIMPL (signalling molecule that associates with mouse pelle-like kinase). Bacterial member BP26, from Brucella, was shown to assemble into a channel-like structure, while YggE from E. coli has been associated with resistance to oxidative stress.) — protein: MRYLALTTLLLGTTLSTMSNAAENEPLNYNIVNVQADATRQVSNDEMHAVLFIEKTNKQPAELSAQITQLMNQAIATAKKYPQVKVETGSQTTYPIYDNDSQKLKEWRGRAEVRLESKDFKAASQLINELQQNFQTQSINFTVSDEQRKKVENELMVEASKNFQQRAQILTQAWNKSAYNLVSLNINTNNYAPQPIMMRASMAKFEAADAGGGQNMAAGESKITVNANGSIQFK
- a CDS encoding undecaprenyl-diphosphatase; translation: MSIENLNLALFNLLNAPEHASSFMVRYAIFIANDLLYLMIFAFAIMWFRGNENVKKQILKAFIFTCITLSISQLISHVFYSPRPFMMDLGITLIQHKPTGSFPSNHMTIFSSIAFAYYFSVQRELGKLLILIAWLVAWSRVYVGVHFPIDMLGAFLLALLVNISGLALWHKYKDFILNLVLAIYYRVFKPFIDKGYIK